GCCGCACGACGCTGCGGCCTACCGGCCCGACGGGCTGGTGGACGACGGCTTCGCCCTGCTTGCGCATCTCGGACTGCACGGGGCCAAGGCCACGGGTGAGGGTGGCTACGACCTCGGCGGCTACTCGATGGGCGGCCGCACGGTGGCGCGGATGCTGGTCCGGGGCGCCAGGCCGGGCCGGGCCGTGGTGGCCGGGGTCGGTTTGGAGGGGCTGCTCGACACCGACTACCGACGCGACCGGTTCCGCCACTTCCTCACCCACCTCGGCACGTTTCCGGTCGGCACCCCCGGCTGGGAGGTGGAAGCCTTCCTGCGGTGGACCGGTGGTGATCCGGCGGCCCTGCTGCACGTGCTGGGGACCTCGGTGGACACCTCCAAGGAGGAGCTGGCACGGGTCGCCGTGCCGACGCTGCTGCTGATGGGGGCGCACGACCACGACCACGGCTCGGCCGAGGACCTGGCCGCGCTGCTGCCGAAGGGCCGGTGCGTCAACGTGCCCGGCACCCACATGAGCGTGGTCCCGAAGCCCGAGTTCGGCGCGGCGATCGCGGAGTTCCTCGGACCAGCCTGAGT
The Streptacidiphilus albus JL83 genome window above contains:
- a CDS encoding alpha/beta fold hydrolase yields the protein MTDLPVSHFQGSDGTELVYREVGEGRPVVLFHGYLTNGPLNWVRFGHAARLAELGYRVVLPDLRGHGDSAKPHDAAAYRPDGLVDDGFALLAHLGLHGAKATGEGGYDLGGYSMGGRTVARMLVRGARPGRAVVAGVGLEGLLDTDYRRDRFRHFLTHLGTFPVGTPGWEVEAFLRWTGGDPAALLHVLGTSVDTSKEELARVAVPTLLLMGAHDHDHGSAEDLAALLPKGRCVNVPGTHMSVVPKPEFGAAIAEFLGPA